In Aquiflexum balticum DSM 16537, a single genomic region encodes these proteins:
- a CDS encoding 2-isopropylmalate synthase: MSEKLWIFDTTLRDGEQVPGCQLNSQEKIVVAKALEALGVDIIEAGFPISSPGDFNSVVEISKAVSNPIICALSRAVEKDIQVAAEALKYAKKGRIHTGIGVSPYHIQYKLRSTPENIIERGVKAVKYAKSFVEDVEFYAEDAGRAELPFLAKIIEAAIKAGATVVNIPDTTGYCLPEQYGAIIRYLKENVSNIDKAIISTHCHNDLGMATANTIAGVQNGARQAELTINGIGERAGNTSMEEVVMAIKCHHDIPVYTNIQTERIYGTSRLISKLMNMPVQPNKAIVGRNAFAHSSGIHQDGVLKHRENYEIIDPKEVGVHESSIVLTARSGRAALKHHLDGLGVELEGEALREVYEDFLTLADSKRDIGPKDLLALVGKYLDESSFIELGKVSYQSNGEISATVELKVGEKAFESKAAGNGPVDAVLKAIEKIVKPDIVLEEFLIQAITAGSDDVAKVHMRLMKEDKPYYGFASNSDIVLASAQAYVDALNKIPVKDKVILE; this comes from the coding sequence ATGAGTGAAAAGCTTTGGATATTTGATACTACTCTCCGGGATGGGGAGCAGGTTCCGGGTTGTCAGTTGAACTCCCAGGAAAAGATAGTAGTGGCTAAAGCTTTGGAAGCACTTGGAGTGGATATCATTGAGGCTGGATTTCCAATATCCAGCCCCGGTGATTTCAATTCAGTGGTTGAAATTTCCAAAGCGGTTTCTAATCCTATCATCTGCGCCCTTTCAAGAGCAGTAGAGAAGGATATACAAGTAGCTGCCGAGGCACTGAAATATGCCAAGAAAGGCAGAATTCATACTGGGATAGGTGTATCTCCTTATCACATTCAATACAAGTTAAGGTCAACTCCTGAAAACATCATTGAAAGAGGAGTAAAGGCCGTCAAGTATGCCAAAAGTTTTGTGGAGGATGTGGAGTTTTATGCTGAGGATGCGGGAAGGGCAGAATTGCCTTTTTTGGCCAAAATCATAGAAGCAGCCATCAAAGCCGGGGCAACTGTTGTCAATATTCCAGATACTACAGGATACTGTCTTCCCGAACAATACGGAGCTATTATCCGCTATTTAAAGGAAAACGTCTCCAATATTGACAAAGCCATCATTTCCACTCATTGTCATAATGATCTTGGTATGGCTACGGCTAATACCATTGCAGGGGTTCAGAACGGGGCAAGACAAGCTGAACTGACCATCAATGGTATCGGTGAAAGAGCAGGTAACACTTCTATGGAAGAAGTGGTCATGGCTATCAAGTGCCATCACGATATCCCTGTCTATACTAATATCCAAACAGAAAGAATATATGGAACGAGCAGGCTGATTTCCAAGTTGATGAATATGCCTGTCCAACCTAACAAAGCGATTGTTGGAAGAAATGCCTTTGCGCATTCTTCAGGCATCCATCAGGATGGGGTATTGAAACACCGGGAGAATTATGAAATCATTGATCCCAAAGAAGTCGGTGTACATGAATCGTCGATAGTATTGACTGCAAGAAGCGGGAGGGCAGCCTTGAAACATCATTTAGATGGTTTGGGTGTGGAGTTGGAAGGTGAAGCATTACGGGAAGTTTATGAGGATTTTCTGACCTTGGCTGATTCCAAGAGGGACATTGGTCCAAAAGATCTATTGGCCTTGGTCGGTAAATATTTGGATGAGTCCTCATTTATCGAATTGGGAAAGGTGAGCTATCAGTCCAATGGGGAAATCAGTGCCACAGTCGAACTGAAAGTTGGCGAAAAAGCATTTGAATCCAAAGCAGCAGGCAATGGTCCTGTAGATGCTGTGCTGAAAGCCATAGAAAAAATAGTAAAGCCTGATATCGTATTGGAGGAATTTCTGATTCAGGCCATCACTGCAGGAAGTGATGATGTGGCCAAGGTCCATATGCGTCTGATGAAAGAGGATAAGCCCTATTATGGTTTTGCATCCAATTCAGATATCGTATTGGCTTCCGCCCAGGCATATGTAGATGCCTTAAATAAAATACCTGTCAAAGACAAAGTGATCCTAGAGTAA
- the ispE gene encoding 4-(cytidine 5'-diphospho)-2-C-methyl-D-erythritol kinase produces the protein MICFPNAKINLGLHITAKRKDGYHDIETCMVPIPLYDALEMIVDKKTVFNISGLAIPGDEKDNLILKALKLLRKDFNDLPHVHIHLLKNIPMGAGLGGGSADAAFALTLMNKLFELYLEDWFLEEYAAQLGSDCAFFIQNTPKIATGRGEILEPVEVDLKGDHILLVKPPIHIGTKEAYAGVNPKKPNESLKEILADKTLWKAHLVNDFEASIFPMYQELASIKNQLYEMGAYYAAMSGSGSAVFGLFGEAPKEISWPETYFSFEGLL, from the coding sequence ATGATCTGTTTCCCAAATGCCAAAATCAACTTAGGTTTACACATTACTGCAAAAAGAAAGGACGGATACCATGACATCGAAACCTGTATGGTTCCTATCCCGCTTTATGATGCATTGGAAATGATTGTCGACAAAAAGACAGTTTTTAATATTTCCGGTCTTGCTATTCCTGGCGATGAGAAGGATAATTTAATTCTAAAGGCTTTAAAATTACTGAGAAAGGATTTCAATGATCTTCCCCATGTGCATATACATCTGCTGAAAAACATCCCAATGGGTGCAGGATTAGGCGGTGGTTCTGCTGATGCAGCATTTGCTTTGACACTGATGAACAAGCTTTTTGAACTTTATTTGGAGGATTGGTTTTTGGAGGAATATGCGGCACAGCTTGGAAGTGATTGCGCTTTTTTCATTCAAAATACGCCCAAGATTGCTACAGGAAGAGGGGAAATATTGGAACCGGTCGAAGTCGACCTGAAAGGAGACCATATCCTATTGGTCAAGCCACCGATACATATCGGCACCAAAGAAGCTTATGCAGGTGTTAATCCCAAAAAACCAAATGAATCCTTAAAGGAGATATTGGCAGATAAAACCTTATGGAAAGCGCATTTGGTCAATGATTTTGAGGCCAGTATTTTTCCCATGTATCAGGAATTGGCTAGTATCAAAAATCAACTTTATGAGATGGGTGCTTATTATGCAGCGATGTCAGGGTCGGGATCGGCAGTATTTGGATTGTTTGGTGAAGCCCCTAAAGAAATTTCCTGGCCTGAAACTTACTTTTCATTTGAAGGATTGTTATAA
- a CDS encoding ribbon-helix-helix protein, CopG family, which yields MLNVRLDKELEEKLEFLSKKEGVSKSKIVKDALTAYLDKSKSSFSAFELGKDLFGIAEGEENLSSTFKEKIKEKLNAKFTH from the coding sequence ATGCTAAACGTCAGATTGGATAAAGAATTGGAGGAAAAACTTGAATTTCTCAGTAAAAAAGAAGGGGTATCCAAATCAAAAATTGTAAAAGATGCCTTAACCGCTTATCTTGATAAGAGTAAATCTTCTTTTTCAGCATTTGAATTAGGCAAAGATTTATTTGGAATAGCTGAAGGAGAAGAAAATCTTTCGAGCACCTTTAAAGAAAAAATAAAGGAGAAATTGAATGCGAAATTTACTCATTGA
- the ilvC gene encoding ketol-acid reductoisomerase has translation MKLKFGSVEENVVTREEFPLEKAREVLKDEVIAVLGYGVQGPGQALNLKDNGFNVIVGQRKGSKTWDKAVADGWVPGETLFELEEACEKGTILQFLLSDAGQIAAWPMVKRHLTPGKALYFSHGFGVTYKEKTGIIPPADVDVILVAPKGSGTSLRRMFVEGRGLNSSYAIFQDATGRAKDRVIALGIGVGSGYLFETDFYREVTSDLTGERGTLMGAIQGIFAAQYEVLRANGHTPSEAFNETVEELTQSLMPLVAENGMDWMYANCSTTAQRGALDWWKPFRDATKPVFEELYNSVKTGKEAQKSIDSNSKPDYRVKLEAELKELRDSEMWQAGATVRKLRPENN, from the coding sequence ATGAAACTGAAATTCGGATCAGTAGAAGAAAATGTAGTAACCAGAGAGGAGTTTCCTTTGGAGAAAGCTAGAGAAGTATTGAAAGATGAAGTAATTGCCGTCTTGGGCTATGGAGTCCAAGGACCCGGTCAGGCACTCAATCTTAAAGACAATGGCTTCAACGTCATTGTTGGCCAAAGGAAAGGCTCTAAAACCTGGGACAAAGCTGTTGCTGATGGTTGGGTTCCCGGTGAAACATTGTTTGAACTGGAAGAGGCCTGTGAAAAAGGCACCATCCTTCAGTTCCTACTTTCAGATGCAGGTCAGATTGCAGCATGGCCCATGGTGAAAAGACACCTTACTCCGGGCAAGGCACTTTATTTCTCCCATGGATTTGGAGTGACCTACAAAGAAAAAACCGGTATTATCCCTCCAGCAGACGTAGATGTTATTTTGGTAGCGCCCAAAGGCTCCGGGACTTCTTTAAGAAGAATGTTTGTGGAAGGCAGAGGTTTGAATTCTTCTTATGCCATCTTCCAAGATGCAACCGGAAGGGCCAAAGACAGGGTAATCGCATTGGGAATCGGTGTAGGTTCAGGCTACCTTTTTGAAACTGACTTTTACAGGGAAGTTACTTCTGATTTGACAGGAGAAAGAGGGACTTTGATGGGAGCGATTCAGGGAATTTTTGCTGCACAATATGAAGTATTGAGAGCAAATGGTCATACACCTTCTGAAGCTTTCAATGAAACTGTTGAGGAATTGACTCAAAGTCTGATGCCATTGGTAGCAGAAAACGGAATGGACTGGATGTACGCCAACTGTTCCACCACGGCACAAAGAGGAGCTTTGGATTGGTGGAAGCCTTTCAGAGATGCTACCAAGCCGGTTTTTGAAGAATTGTACAACAGTGTGAAGACCGGAAAAGAGGCGCAAAAGTCCATTGATTCCAACAGCAAGCCAGATTACAGAGTGAAGTTGGAAGCTGAATTGAAAGAATTGAGAGATTCTGAAATGTGGCAAGCAGGAGCAACTGTCAGAAAATTGAGACCAGAAAACAATTAA
- the leuC gene encoding 3-isopropylmalate dehydratase large subunit produces MEKKTLFDKIWDAHVVRSVPGGPDVFFIDKHFIHEVTSPVAFLNLERRGVGVLYPERTIATPDHNVPTVDQDKTIKDKLSRMQVERLRENCKKYNIELHDLGSAHHGIVHVIGPELGVTQPGMTIVCGDSHTSTHGAFGAIAFGIGTSEVEMVLATQCIMQTKAKKMRITVDGELGSGVTSKDIILYIIAKISAAGATGYFVEYAGSAIKSLSMEARMTICNMSIEMGARGGLIAPDETTFNYLNGKQYAPKGAAWDKAVAHWKTLKTDEGAVFDKEYHFDGNDIEPMITYGTNPGMGIKVRGFIPTTEGMEGSNKISYMKSLDYMGFAPGEAIKGKKVDYVFVGSCTNGRIEDIRSVAQFVKGKHKADNITAWIVPGSREVEKMAHEEGLVKILEDAGFELRQPGCSACLAMNDDKIPSGKYAVSTSNRNFEGRQGPGARTLLASPLTVAAVAVTGEISDPREVF; encoded by the coding sequence ATGGAAAAGAAAACATTATTTGATAAAATATGGGATGCCCATGTGGTACGTTCTGTACCCGGTGGGCCTGATGTGTTCTTCATTGATAAGCATTTTATCCATGAAGTGACCAGTCCAGTGGCATTCCTCAATCTTGAAAGACGCGGTGTTGGTGTTTTATATCCGGAAAGGACTATAGCTACTCCTGACCACAATGTGCCTACAGTAGACCAAGACAAAACCATCAAGGATAAACTTTCCCGTATGCAGGTGGAAAGACTCCGGGAAAACTGCAAGAAGTACAATATTGAACTGCATGACCTTGGTTCTGCGCATCATGGCATTGTCCATGTAATCGGTCCGGAATTGGGTGTCACCCAACCGGGAATGACCATTGTCTGTGGAGACAGCCATACTTCTACGCACGGTGCATTTGGTGCGATTGCTTTTGGTATCGGTACTTCTGAGGTTGAAATGGTCTTGGCTACCCAATGCATCATGCAGACGAAAGCCAAAAAAATGAGAATCACGGTGGATGGTGAATTGGGAAGTGGAGTGACTTCAAAAGACATCATTCTTTACATTATCGCGAAGATTTCCGCTGCCGGCGCAACAGGGTATTTTGTGGAATATGCAGGATCGGCCATTAAAAGCCTTAGCATGGAAGCCCGAATGACCATCTGTAACATGAGTATTGAAATGGGTGCAAGGGGTGGACTGATTGCTCCTGATGAAACTACTTTCAACTACCTAAATGGGAAGCAGTATGCTCCAAAAGGTGCGGCTTGGGATAAAGCAGTAGCACATTGGAAAACCCTCAAAACTGATGAAGGGGCTGTTTTTGATAAAGAATATCATTTTGATGGCAACGACATTGAGCCAATGATCACCTATGGTACCAATCCAGGGATGGGAATCAAAGTCAGAGGCTTTATTCCTACCACTGAAGGAATGGAAGGAAGTAACAAAATCTCCTACATGAAGTCATTGGATTATATGGGATTTGCTCCAGGAGAAGCCATCAAAGGCAAAAAAGTAGACTATGTTTTCGTGGGAAGCTGTACCAATGGCAGGATAGAAGATATCCGATCTGTTGCCCAGTTTGTCAAAGGAAAACATAAAGCCGATAACATCACAGCTTGGATTGTTCCCGGATCAAGAGAAGTGGAGAAAATGGCCCATGAAGAAGGTCTGGTAAAGATACTGGAAGATGCAGGTTTTGAATTGCGTCAACCTGGTTGTTCAGCTTGTTTGGCCATGAATGACGATAAAATTCCTTCAGGCAAATATGCCGTTTCCACTTCCAACAGAAACTTTGAGGGAAGACAGGGACCGGGCGCAAGGACTTTATTGGCCAGCCCACTTACAGTTGCAGCAGTGGCGGTAACAGGTGAAATCAGTGATCCGAGAGAGGTGTTTTAA
- the ilvB gene encoding biosynthetic-type acetolactate synthase large subunit: MIRGADIVVRSLIAENAEYIFGYPGGAIMPVYDALYDYADQVKHVLTRHEQGAIHAAQGYARVSGKVGVALATSGPGATNLITGLADALIDSTPLVCITGQVAAHLLGTDAFQETDMVGISMPGTKWNIQVRSVEEIAPAIAKGFHIARSGRPGPVLIDITKNAQVEFGEFNYVPCLGIRSYRPYVTIEMPKIQAAATLINESERPFVLFGQGVVIGKAEEELKSFLDKTGIPAASTLLGSGSLPESHPSYVGKLGMHGNYAPNMLTNKCDVLIAIGMRFDDRVTGDLRRYAKQAKVIHLELDPAEINKNVKCTVPILGDCKQSLSMLIEAVKPNSHPEWMQRFREFENEEREAVMGKDLYATQGGLHMGEVIRLINQYKEDDAVLVTDVGQHQMIAWRYFDYKKTRTQVTSGGLGTMGFALPAALGAQLHNYNRQVICVVGDGGIQMTIQELGTIMQTKAPVKVVLLNNNYLGMVRQWQQMFFDKRYSFTELENPDFIKIAEAYNIKAVKVTEREYLSEAVAQMLIHDGPFFLEVVVEKEDNVFPMIATGCSVEEVRLS, encoded by the coding sequence ATGATAAGAGGAGCAGATATCGTAGTAAGATCTCTGATAGCTGAAAATGCGGAATACATTTTCGGTTATCCTGGAGGTGCCATCATGCCTGTTTATGATGCCCTTTATGATTATGCGGACCAGGTGAAACATGTTTTGACCCGACACGAACAGGGGGCTATCCATGCAGCACAGGGTTATGCCCGAGTTTCCGGTAAAGTTGGAGTTGCCTTGGCTACTTCTGGTCCTGGTGCTACAAACCTGATTACCGGATTGGCTGATGCTTTGATTGACAGTACGCCATTGGTGTGTATTACCGGGCAGGTAGCTGCACATCTGTTGGGAACTGATGCTTTTCAGGAAACAGATATGGTCGGTATTTCCATGCCTGGGACCAAATGGAATATTCAGGTAAGATCCGTAGAGGAAATTGCCCCTGCCATTGCCAAAGGATTTCATATTGCGAGGTCGGGAAGACCGGGTCCTGTTTTGATAGATATTACAAAAAATGCTCAAGTGGAATTTGGGGAGTTCAATTACGTACCTTGTTTGGGGATCCGTTCATATAGGCCGTATGTTACCATAGAGATGCCCAAAATACAGGCAGCAGCAACTTTGATCAATGAATCAGAGCGGCCTTTTGTCCTTTTTGGTCAGGGAGTAGTCATAGGTAAGGCTGAGGAAGAGCTGAAGTCATTTTTGGATAAAACAGGTATTCCTGCGGCTTCTACACTTTTAGGATCGGGATCTTTGCCTGAAAGTCATCCTTCTTATGTGGGTAAATTGGGAATGCATGGCAATTACGCACCAAATATGCTGACCAATAAATGCGATGTGCTGATCGCAATAGGTATGCGCTTCGATGACAGGGTTACCGGCGACTTAAGAAGATACGCCAAGCAGGCCAAGGTAATTCACTTGGAGCTAGACCCTGCTGAAATCAATAAAAATGTGAAATGTACGGTGCCCATATTGGGTGATTGTAAGCAAAGTTTATCCATGCTAATTGAAGCAGTCAAGCCGAACAGCCACCCCGAATGGATGCAGCGATTCAGGGAATTTGAAAATGAAGAAAGGGAAGCAGTAATGGGCAAGGATCTCTATGCCACCCAAGGTGGATTGCATATGGGAGAGGTGATCAGATTGATCAATCAGTACAAAGAAGATGATGCCGTATTGGTCACTGACGTAGGTCAGCATCAGATGATTGCATGGCGCTATTTTGATTACAAAAAAACCAGGACACAGGTTACATCAGGTGGTTTGGGAACTATGGGTTTTGCCCTTCCTGCGGCACTTGGTGCCCAATTACACAATTATAACCGACAGGTAATCTGTGTAGTAGGGGATGGGGGAATTCAGATGACCATTCAGGAATTGGGTACCATCATGCAGACCAAAGCGCCTGTGAAGGTCGTTTTGCTCAACAACAATTATCTGGGAATGGTACGTCAATGGCAACAAATGTTCTTTGACAAAAGGTATTCTTTCACTGAACTGGAAAACCCTGATTTCATCAAAATAGCTGAGGCTTATAACATCAAAGCTGTGAAAGTTACTGAAAGAGAATATCTCAGTGAGGCGGTCGCTCAAATGTTAATCCATGATGGGCCTTTCTTCCTTGAAGTGGTCGTAGAAAAAGAAGATAATGTATTTCCAATGATTGCCACAGGTTGTTCTGTAGAAGAAGTTAGATTAAGCTAA
- a CDS encoding type II toxin-antitoxin system VapC family toxin gives MRNLLIDAGPLIALFNKRDSYHAKIIDFLKDNDATYWATWPVITEACHMLDFSVMAQLNLLEWIRRGGLHLVDLSEGNIQIIIHYTEKYSDVPMDLADASLMVASELISTEEIVSIDADFYIYRNIRNKYLRNVFLEKEK, from the coding sequence ATGCGAAATTTACTCATTGATGCGGGGCCTCTTATTGCGCTGTTCAACAAAAGAGATAGTTATCATGCGAAAATTATAGACTTTTTAAAGGACAACGATGCCACTTACTGGGCAACTTGGCCTGTCATCACTGAAGCTTGCCATATGTTGGATTTCAGTGTCATGGCACAGCTTAACCTTTTGGAATGGATTAGAAGAGGTGGACTCCACCTTGTAGATTTGTCGGAAGGAAATATTCAAATCATCATTCACTATACCGAAAAATATTCAGATGTCCCTATGGATTTAGCCGACGCAAGCCTAATGGTAGCCAGTGAATTAATCTCGACTGAGGAAATCGTCAGTATAGATGCTGATTTTTATATCTACAGAAACATCAGAAATAAATACTTGAGAAATGTATTTCTTGAAAAGGAGAAATAG
- a CDS encoding DUF4143 domain-containing protein, with amino-acid sequence MALRQDVGGLWENFLVSERKKQNSYKESLERSYFWRTKQQQEIDYVEELAGKLTAYEFKWNPKRNVNFPKTFTKEYRSKNLLVNKGNFREFVGSRNW; translated from the coding sequence TTGGCATTAAGGCAAGATGTAGGTGGTCTTTGGGAAAATTTTTTGGTCAGTGAACGGAAAAAGCAGAACTCTTATAAAGAAAGTTTGGAACGTAGCTATTTTTGGAGAACCAAGCAACAGCAGGAAATCGACTATGTGGAGGAATTGGCAGGTAAACTAACTGCCTATGAATTCAAATGGAACCCCAAGAGAAATGTAAATTTCCCAAAAACCTTTACAAAAGAATATAGAAGTAAAAACCTCTTGGTCAACAAAGGAAATTTCAGGGAGTTTGTCGGAAGTAGAAATTGGTAA
- a CDS encoding type II toxin-antitoxin system PemK/MazF family toxin, whose amino-acid sequence MKQGEIWFADLNPTKGSEQAGFRPIVILSGNLLNKYLPVVISAPLTSKIKNYQGNPVIEPNDRNGLTKSSELMMFHIRSISKERLVRKIGEISSNELEKALETLDDLMRL is encoded by the coding sequence ATGAAGCAGGGTGAAATCTGGTTTGCAGACCTGAATCCAACCAAAGGAAGTGAACAGGCAGGGTTCAGGCCAATTGTCATTTTGAGTGGCAATTTGCTCAACAAATATTTACCTGTGGTAATTTCGGCACCACTTACTTCCAAAATCAAAAACTATCAAGGGAATCCTGTAATAGAACCCAATGATAGAAACGGATTGACCAAAAGTTCAGAGTTGATGATGTTCCATATCCGATCAATTTCCAAAGAGAGGTTGGTCAGGAAAATAGGTGAAATTTCCTCCAATGAATTGGAAAAAGCACTTGAGACTTTAGATGATTTGATGAGGCTGTAA
- the ilvN gene encoding acetolactate synthase small subunit: MNRYTILVYTENFIGILNRITIIFTRRGINISALTASESRLDGIHKITIEATVTEEQIIQLVNQIEKIIDVIKAYYFMDDEVVYQEIALYKIPIDSLDPQLEKVIRQFNAHIIAAEKEFVVLEFTGHKEDTQALLEILKPFNLLEFSRSGRVAIAKPKFSVQEYLNNQT, translated from the coding sequence ATGAATCGTTATACCATTTTAGTTTATACAGAGAATTTCATTGGAATCCTCAATAGGATCACCATTATTTTCACAAGAAGAGGGATCAATATCAGTGCGTTGACCGCTTCTGAAAGCAGGTTGGATGGAATACACAAAATTACTATTGAAGCCACTGTCACGGAAGAGCAGATTATTCAACTTGTAAACCAAATTGAAAAAATAATCGATGTCATCAAAGCTTACTACTTCATGGATGATGAGGTGGTTTATCAGGAGATCGCTTTGTATAAAATCCCTATAGATAGCCTTGATCCCCAATTGGAAAAAGTAATCAGGCAGTTCAATGCACATATCATTGCTGCGGAGAAGGAATTTGTGGTGCTGGAATTTACCGGTCATAAGGAAGATACACAGGCATTGTTGGAAATACTCAAACCCTTCAACCTTTTGGAGTTTTCCCGTTCGGGAAGGGTGGCCATTGCCAAACCAAAGTTTTCTGTTCAAGAATATTTAAATAATCAAACCTAA
- the ilvD gene encoding dihydroxy-acid dehydratase — protein sequence MSLKKHSWEISQNEEHPAGKAMLYATGMSDKQMNQPFVGVASCGYESNPCNMHLNDFAGLIKEASATYGLTGLVFNTIGISDGISMGTSGMRYSLVSREIIADSIESFILGHSFDGCIAVAGCDKNMPGAIMGMLRINRPSIMVYGGTIRSGIYKGEKLNIVSAFEAYGKRVKGELGDEDYDGVIRNACPGAGACGGMYTANTMSSAIEAMGMSLPYSSSTPATADEKVRECKEVSEYLKILLEKDIKPKDIVTKKSLENAVTVAVALGGSTNAVLHILAIAKTAGVDFTLDDFKRVNHATPLLGDFKPSGKFLMEDLFEQGGLPAFMKYLLNNGMLHGDCMTVTGKTLAENLANIDPVVPSMVNVIHPIERPLKETGHLCILKGNLAPEGSVAKISGKEGKSFTGPAKVYDSELEANEAIKNKQVNKGEVIVIRYIGPKGGPGMPEMLKPTSMIIGAGLGSDVALITDGRFSGGTHGFVVGHVTPEAYSGGPIGLLRDGDIITIDADSLSLSCEVSDAEMEARKKVWKNKDLSDLQGTLKKYNKLVSSASEGCVTDQF from the coding sequence ATGAGTTTGAAAAAACACAGTTGGGAAATCAGTCAGAACGAAGAACATCCCGCAGGAAAAGCCATGTTATATGCCACGGGCATGTCTGACAAACAAATGAATCAGCCTTTTGTAGGGGTAGCCAGTTGCGGCTATGAAAGTAACCCCTGCAATATGCACCTCAATGACTTCGCCGGTCTGATCAAGGAAGCTTCTGCTACTTATGGTCTGACCGGTTTGGTTTTTAATACCATTGGGATTTCTGACGGGATTTCAATGGGTACCTCAGGTATGAGATATTCCCTTGTCTCCAGAGAAATCATAGCAGACTCCATTGAATCCTTTATTCTTGGACATTCTTTTGATGGCTGTATAGCTGTTGCAGGTTGTGACAAAAATATGCCAGGAGCAATAATGGGAATGTTGAGAATCAACCGGCCTTCCATCATGGTCTACGGTGGTACTATCCGTTCCGGTATTTATAAAGGTGAAAAGCTCAATATTGTTTCTGCTTTTGAAGCCTATGGGAAAAGAGTAAAAGGTGAATTGGGAGATGAAGATTATGACGGCGTGATCCGAAATGCCTGTCCGGGTGCAGGTGCCTGCGGGGGAATGTACACTGCCAATACCATGTCCTCGGCGATCGAGGCCATGGGGATGTCTTTGCCTTACAGTTCATCCACTCCGGCCACTGCAGACGAAAAAGTAAGGGAATGCAAAGAGGTTTCAGAGTATTTGAAAATCCTTTTGGAAAAGGACATCAAACCAAAAGATATCGTCACAAAGAAAAGTCTTGAAAATGCAGTTACGGTTGCCGTCGCCTTAGGTGGCAGTACCAATGCAGTATTACATATTTTGGCCATTGCCAAGACAGCAGGCGTTGATTTCACCCTGGACGATTTTAAAAGGGTCAACCATGCTACACCGTTGTTAGGGGATTTCAAACCCTCAGGTAAGTTCTTGATGGAAGATTTGTTTGAACAAGGTGGTCTTCCTGCATTTATGAAATACCTGTTGAACAATGGCATGCTACACGGAGATTGTATGACCGTTACGGGCAAAACCTTGGCTGAAAATCTAGCCAACATTGATCCTGTAGTTCCTTCCATGGTTAATGTGATCCACCCAATTGAGCGACCATTAAAGGAGACAGGCCATTTGTGCATACTCAAAGGCAATCTAGCACCCGAAGGATCCGTAGCGAAAATCTCCGGAAAAGAAGGGAAATCCTTTACCGGTCCAGCCAAAGTTTATGATTCGGAACTGGAAGCCAATGAAGCAATTAAAAATAAGCAAGTCAATAAAGGAGAAGTTATTGTCATCAGATATATCGGCCCCAAAGGTGGACCGGGAATGCCTGAAATGCTCAAACCAACTTCCATGATCATTGGAGCGGGATTAGGTTCAGATGTAGCATTGATCACTGATGGAAGGTTTTCCGGGGGCACACATGGCTTTGTGGTAGGACACGTAACTCCTGAGGCTTATTCAGGCGGTCCGATTGGACTTCTCAGAGATGGGGATATCATTACCATTGATGCTGATTCTCTCAGTCTGAGCTGTGAAGTAAGTGATGCTGAAATGGAAGCAAGGAAAAAAGTTTGGAAAAACAAAGATCTGAGTGACCTTCAAGGTACTTTGAAAAAATACAACAAGTTGGTATCATCTGCCTCCGAAGGCTGCGTGACCGATCAATTTTAA
- a CDS encoding ribbon-helix-helix domain-containing protein: MATFTTSLPDELLAKLAEQAKKLELPKNKLIENALNLYLEHLKRSAYVKSYKSAAEDEDILLMAEEGMADYLKQIEDEAG, from the coding sequence ATGGCAACATTCACTACTTCCCTTCCCGATGAACTGCTGGCAAAACTTGCTGAACAGGCAAAGAAGTTGGAGCTACCCAAAAACAAATTGATTGAAAATGCGCTAAATCTTTATTTGGAACATTTGAAGAGATCTGCCTATGTCAAATCCTATAAATCAGCAGCCGAAGATGAGGATATTTTACTGATGGCTGAAGAAGGAATGGCGGACTATTTGAAACAAATAGAGGATGAAGCAGGGTGA